A genomic segment from Deinococcus sp. YIM 77859 encodes:
- a CDS encoding ABC transporter ATP-binding protein, translating to MTTPALAVHHLAKRFGPTVAVDDVSLTVGAGETVALLGPSGCGKSTVLRCVAGLERPDAGRVCIGGRDVTALPPEARQVGLVFQEYALFPHLSVLGNVAYGPRMRGAARAKAEDRAREALELVGLDALAGRRTTELSGGQAQRVALARAIATGSPLLLLDEPLSNLDEPLRARLRADLRALFAHLHAGVLLVTHDQREALALASRVAVMRAGRLVQVGPAEEVFARPATAWVAAFLGHANILPGPSGLAHLVPEDAVRLGEGEVFPVTARQMTDTGTDVTVQHPLGPLRLHLSPREAAALCGDGLRLTLDPTRVLALPDDRERP from the coding sequence GTGACCACACCCGCCCTTGCCGTCCACCACCTCGCCAAACGCTTCGGGCCGACCGTCGCGGTGGACGACGTGTCCCTTACCGTCGGCGCAGGCGAAACCGTCGCCCTCCTCGGGCCGAGCGGCTGCGGCAAAAGCACCGTGCTGCGCTGTGTTGCGGGGCTAGAACGGCCCGATGCGGGCCGCGTGTGCATCGGCGGCCGGGACGTGACGGCCCTGCCTCCGGAGGCGCGGCAGGTCGGCCTGGTCTTTCAGGAGTACGCGCTCTTCCCGCATCTCAGCGTGCTGGGCAACGTCGCCTACGGCCCCCGCATGCGCGGCGCGGCGCGAGCGAAGGCGGAGGACCGAGCGCGCGAGGCGCTGGAGCTGGTCGGTCTGGACGCCCTGGCTGGACGCCGCACCACCGAACTCTCGGGCGGGCAGGCGCAACGGGTGGCGCTGGCGCGGGCGATCGCGACCGGATCGCCGCTGCTTCTGCTGGACGAGCCGCTCAGCAACCTGGATGAGCCGCTGCGGGCCCGGCTGCGGGCGGACCTGCGCGCCCTCTTTGCACACCTGCACGCTGGGGTACTGCTTGTCACGCACGACCAGCGGGAGGCGCTGGCCTTGGCCTCGCGCGTGGCGGTGATGCGCGCCGGACGGCTGGTGCAGGTCGGGCCCGCCGAGGAGGTCTTCGCTCGGCCCGCAACCGCCTGGGTCGCCGCCTTTCTGGGACACGCCAACATTCTGCCGGGGCCAAGCGGCCTGGCCCACCTGGTGCCCGAGGATGCCGTGCGGCTGGGCGAGGGCGAGGTTTTTCCCGTCACGGCGCGGCAGATGACCGACACCGGAACGGACGTGACGGTCCAGCATCCCCTGGGTCCCCTGCGGCTGCACCTCAGTCCCCGGGAAGCCGCCGCACTCTGTGGCGACGGGTTGCGCCTCACCCTGGACCCCACCCGCGTGCTCGCGCTGCCCGACGACCGGGAGCGGCCATGA
- a CDS encoding type II toxin-antitoxin system PemK/MazF family toxin, translating to MSAPERGQLVWTDFDPRRGDEQGGRRPALVISSSAYNRVTGLMVCLPVTSRAKGYLTELPLPGGLKTRGVILTSHVYTLDWQAWGVDIIEPVPGDVLEEAVDRLMGLVSE from the coding sequence GTGAGTGCGCCGGAACGCGGGCAACTGGTCTGGACGGACTTTGACCCACGACGGGGAGACGAGCAGGGTGGTCGTCGGCCAGCCCTCGTCATCAGCAGCAGCGCCTACAACCGCGTGACCGGCCTGATGGTCTGCCTGCCCGTGACCAGCCGGGCGAAGGGATACCTCACGGAATTGCCCCTGCCGGGTGGACTGAAGACGCGGGGCGTCATTCTCACCTCACACGTTTACACCCTGGACTGGCAAGCGTGGGGCGTGGACATCATCGAGCCTGTCCCCGGAGACGTGCTGGAGGAAGCCGTCGACCGCCTGATGGGCCTGGTGAGCGAGTGA
- a CDS encoding AbrB/MazE/SpoVT family DNA-binding domain-containing protein, with translation MRVKLSKHGNSLGFVVPASVVREEGLEAGQEYELEVAEGGEFRLIPARRRRSRYTVEELLAGMPEEPLRYEDIPEYVPVGRELDW, from the coding sequence ATGCGTGTGAAACTCAGCAAGCACGGCAACAGCTTGGGCTTCGTGGTGCCCGCCAGCGTGGTGCGGGAAGAGGGGCTGGAGGCGGGGCAGGAGTATGAACTGGAGGTGGCGGAGGGCGGTGAGTTCCGCCTGATTCCTGCCCGGCGGCGCAGGAGCCGGTACACCGTGGAAGAGCTGCTGGCTGGTATGCCAGAGGAACCGCTGCGCTACGAGGACATTCCCGAATACGTTCCGGTGGGCCGGGAGCTGGACTGGTGA
- a CDS encoding iron ABC transporter permease, producing MLAWRGWLLALPSLLFLLLLLALPLGRTLVEGGVNLGVWRDPYFLGRLGWTLVQASLSALIALGVGAPLAYLLSRFAVPGKGLLLQVLLLPFVTPTLVAVLGITALLGPQGWLTAPLGLDLGGTPALLILGNLFFNLPVMVRLAYGGFSRVPPALLGAARTLGASGLRAALTVALPLALPGLTAGFVLVFLYSALSFGLPLALGGERYATLEVEIYTLTAYQLRLSEASALIAGQLLLTLAATWTYVRLRQGGTGVPTANLPRPRGGAAALLWTLIAAVLLICFGPLVAVIVRGLLGSGGPTLSYWQGVLRDPDTPLLLWNTVRFGVLALGGAVLLGSLHALGAWLARSRTLDLLSLLPLMVSPVSLAVGYLLAYPALSATLPLLIAAYTLLGFPLVTRSVLPALRALPPHLLEAARSLGAGSWAAHRTVTLPLTFPALRGGAALALATVLGEFGATLVLTRPEWATLSVGLYERLGRPGERNLGEACALATALLLLAGLSFTLLDGGEGEVT from the coding sequence GTGTTGGCCTGGCGCGGTTGGCTGCTCGCCCTCCCCTCCCTCCTTTTCCTGCTGCTGCTCCTCGCCCTCCCCCTGGGGCGGACCCTGGTCGAGGGCGGCGTGAACCTGGGGGTGTGGCGTGACCCCTACTTTCTCGGGCGCCTCGGCTGGACGCTCGTTCAGGCAAGCCTTTCTGCCCTGATCGCTCTGGGCGTGGGTGCGCCCCTCGCCTACCTGCTGTCGCGTTTCGCCGTTCCCGGCAAGGGCCTGCTCCTGCAGGTGCTGCTGCTCCCCTTCGTGACCCCTACGCTTGTCGCGGTGCTGGGCATCACGGCCCTGTTGGGGCCGCAGGGCTGGCTGACGGCACCGCTGGGCCTCGACCTCGGCGGCACCCCCGCCCTCCTGATCCTCGGTAACCTCTTTTTCAACCTGCCGGTGATGGTGCGCCTCGCCTACGGCGGGTTTTCGCGTGTGCCGCCTGCCCTGTTGGGCGCGGCGCGGACGCTAGGGGCCTCGGGGCTACGCGCGGCCCTCACGGTGGCGTTGCCCCTCGCACTGCCGGGCCTTACAGCGGGCTTTGTCCTGGTCTTTCTGTACTCGGCCCTCAGCTTTGGGCTGCCGCTGGCGCTCGGCGGGGAACGGTACGCGACCCTGGAGGTGGAGATCTACACCCTCACCGCCTACCAGCTCCGGCTGAGCGAGGCGAGCGCCCTGATCGCCGGGCAACTGCTGCTCACGCTGGCCGCAACCTGGACCTACGTGCGTCTGCGGCAAGGAGGAACCGGTGTTCCCACAGCGAACCTTCCCCGACCTCGGGGCGGGGCGGCCGCGCTGCTGTGGACGCTGATCGCCGCCGTGCTGCTCATCTGCTTCGGGCCGCTTGTCGCGGTGATCGTGCGCGGACTGCTCGGCTCCGGCGGGCCGACGCTGAGCTACTGGCAGGGCGTCTTGCGCGACCCCGACACGCCGCTCCTGCTGTGGAATACGGTGCGTTTCGGGGTACTGGCGCTGGGGGGCGCGGTGCTGCTGGGAAGCCTTCACGCGCTGGGTGCCTGGCTCGCCCGGTCGCGAACCCTCGACCTGCTCTCGCTGCTGCCGCTGATGGTGTCACCGGTGAGCCTGGCGGTCGGATACCTGCTCGCCTATCCGGCCCTCTCGGCCACGCTGCCCCTGCTGATCGCGGCCTATACGCTGCTGGGCTTTCCACTCGTCACGCGCAGTGTGCTGCCCGCCCTGCGCGCTCTGCCGCCCCACCTGCTGGAAGCCGCCCGCAGCCTGGGTGCGGGTTCCTGGGCCGCCCACCGCACAGTCACGCTGCCCCTCACCTTTCCGGCGCTGCGGGGGGGCGCGGCCCTAGCCCTCGCCACCGTGCTGGGCGAGTTCGGCGCGACGCTGGTGCTGACGCGGCCCGAGTGGGCCACCCTCAGCGTCGGCCTGTACGAGCGCCTAGGCCGTCCCGGCGAGCGCAACCTGGGAGAGGCCTGCGCGCTGGCCACCGCGCTCCTGCTCCTCGCTGGCCTGAGTTTTACGCTGCTGGACGGGGGGGAGGGGGAGGTCACCTGA
- a CDS encoding thiamine ABC transporter substrate-binding protein, whose translation MRNTAVLLGLLVAGMAQAQTTLTVITHDSFDLDKRLIARFEQANNARVRLVKGGDAGELLNRLILTRRAPIADVVYGLDNTLLPRARAAGILEPYKSPALARVPAAYRLDEAGLLNTVDAGFVALNYDRAWFQKAGLALPRSLDDLKKPQYARLTVVSSPATSSPGLAFLLATVNHYGEAGAWAWWREARANGLKVVRGWSDAYEKEFSRNGGRYPIVLSYASSPAAEVYYADSYDPQKLPAQAPTGNLFLPGSTFLQLEGVGILKGAKQPALARKFVDFMLSAPVQADIPTRMWVYPAVSGTPLDPVFRFAEKPAVPPVKASVMANPQRLVDAWVTNVLRAR comes from the coding sequence ATGCGAAACACTGCCGTGCTGCTCGGCCTGCTGGTCGCAGGAATGGCCCAGGCCCAAACCACCCTGACGGTCATCACCCACGATTCTTTTGACCTCGACAAGAGGCTGATCGCCCGGTTCGAGCAGGCCAACAACGCCCGCGTGCGCCTCGTGAAGGGAGGAGACGCCGGCGAACTCCTCAACCGCCTGATTCTGACGCGCCGCGCGCCCATCGCGGATGTGGTGTACGGGCTAGACAACACGCTGCTGCCCCGTGCCAGGGCCGCCGGGATCCTCGAGCCCTACAAGTCTCCGGCACTGGCGCGGGTACCCGCAGCCTACCGCCTCGACGAAGCCGGTCTGCTGAACACCGTGGACGCGGGTTTTGTGGCGCTCAACTACGACCGTGCCTGGTTTCAGAAGGCGGGGCTGGCGCTGCCCCGGAGCCTGGATGACCTGAAAAAGCCCCAGTACGCGCGCCTGACGGTGGTCTCCTCCCCGGCGACGAGCAGCCCCGGGCTGGCCTTTTTGCTCGCGACCGTGAACCACTACGGCGAGGCGGGTGCCTGGGCCTGGTGGCGCGAGGCTCGCGCGAATGGCCTCAAGGTGGTGCGCGGCTGGTCCGACGCCTACGAAAAGGAATTCAGCCGCAACGGCGGCCGGTATCCCATCGTGCTGAGCTACGCGAGCAGCCCCGCCGCCGAGGTGTACTACGCCGACAGCTACGACCCCCAAAAGCTCCCCGCGCAGGCCCCGACGGGCAACCTCTTCCTGCCGGGCAGCACCTTCTTGCAGCTGGAAGGCGTGGGCATCCTCAAGGGGGCCAAACAACCCGCTCTCGCCCGCAAGTTTGTGGACTTCATGCTGAGTGCCCCTGTACAGGCCGACATCCCAACCCGGATGTGGGTGTACCCCGCTGTGAGCGGCACGCCCCTTGACCCCGTGTTCCGCTTTGCGGAGAAACCCGCCGTGCCCCCGGTCAAGGCGAGCGTGATGGCCAACCCGCAGCGCCTTGTCGACGCCTGGGTGACGAACGTCCTGCGGGCGCGGTAG
- a CDS encoding MFS transporter, translating into MPLKPPATQPTTRPTQEAPEAAATRRGTPLPWLILGIVLVALNLRPSIAGFGPLLGQIQAELHVKAATVSLLTTIPLLCWGVLAPLAPLLTRRRSSETVILLSTAVIGLGALLRVGPSLPWILLGTVLVGAGIAIVNVLLPSLVRRDFPERVGLMTGVYTLAVVSGAALASGLAVPLRTALGGSWRASLGVWVGLAAAGVLAWLPALFGRQTHAPRAAQGPAVWHNPYALPVTLFMGFQSLVFFTWLTWLPRVLQDRGLSAAASGLLLSAGNIVQLPFTLAVPILAARLQNPFPLVLGAAALIGGGLWGLLFAPGWPLLWVLLLGAGCGSTFPLALVLIAQRAAHPAQVPQLSALAQGVGYLLAAAGPFLFGALHDWTGGWRVPLGFLLAVTALTLLTGWRASQLPDP; encoded by the coding sequence ATGCCGCTCAAACCACCCGCGACCCAACCAACGACCCGCCCAACGCAGGAGGCACCGGAGGCTGCCGCCACCCGCCGGGGCACGCCGCTGCCCTGGCTGATCCTGGGCATTGTGCTGGTGGCCCTCAACCTGCGGCCCTCTATCGCGGGCTTCGGGCCACTGCTGGGCCAGATCCAGGCCGAGCTTCACGTGAAGGCGGCGACGGTCAGCCTGCTCACCACGATTCCGCTGCTGTGCTGGGGGGTCCTTGCACCGCTGGCCCCGCTGCTCACGCGGCGGCGCAGTTCGGAGACGGTGATCCTGCTCAGCACGGCGGTGATCGGTCTGGGCGCGCTGCTGCGGGTGGGGCCCAGCCTGCCGTGGATTCTGCTTGGAACGGTGCTGGTCGGGGCGGGCATCGCCATCGTCAACGTGCTGCTTCCCAGCCTGGTGCGGCGCGACTTTCCCGAACGGGTGGGCCTGATGACCGGTGTGTACACGCTCGCCGTCGTGAGCGGGGCAGCCCTCGCGTCCGGGCTGGCCGTGCCCCTAAGAACCGCGCTGGGTGGGTCATGGCGGGCTTCTCTCGGCGTGTGGGTGGGGCTGGCCGCAGCGGGCGTGCTCGCCTGGCTTCCCGCGCTGTTCGGGCGGCAGACGCACGCGCCGCGCGCGGCGCAGGGGCCTGCCGTGTGGCACAATCCCTATGCTCTCCCGGTCACGCTTTTCATGGGGTTTCAGTCACTGGTGTTTTTTACCTGGCTGACCTGGCTGCCACGCGTGCTGCAAGACCGCGGCCTAAGCGCCGCCGCCAGTGGGCTGCTGCTCTCGGCCGGCAACATCGTGCAGCTCCCCTTCACGCTGGCCGTGCCCATTTTGGCCGCGCGGCTGCAGAACCCCTTTCCGCTGGTTCTCGGTGCGGCGGCCCTGATCGGTGGGGGGCTTTGGGGGCTGCTGTTTGCCCCCGGCTGGCCGCTGCTGTGGGTGTTGCTGCTGGGAGCCGGGTGCGGGAGCACCTTTCCGCTGGCCCTTGTGTTGATCGCGCAGCGGGCCGCCCATCCGGCGCAGGTGCCGCAGCTCTCCGCGCTCGCACAGGGCGTCGGCTACCTGCTGGCCGCGGCCGGCCCCTTTCTCTTTGGTGCCCTGCACGACTGGACGGGTGGTTGGCGGGTGCCCCTGGGCTTCCTGCTGGCCGTCACCGCCCTCACCCTCTTGACCGGCTGGCGAGCGAGCCAACTTCCCGACCCATGA
- a CDS encoding NUDIX domain-containing protein codes for MIPHLIAWLVLQDHEGRVLLGRRTGAAYGAGLWGLPGGHVERGEGLAEAAAREAEEEVGVRVNPAELRFLGVSRYDLAGVTGTAFLFLAGRWDGTPQPTPEASEVAWFLPAALPSDVLPWLPGVLEAHLLHGARLSEQLEGIDGLRVFPPR; via the coding sequence ATGATCCCTCACCTGATCGCGTGGTTGGTGCTGCAGGACCATGAGGGGCGCGTGCTGCTGGGCCGCCGAACGGGAGCCGCCTACGGCGCGGGACTCTGGGGCCTGCCGGGCGGTCACGTCGAGCGGGGCGAGGGACTGGCCGAGGCGGCAGCCCGCGAGGCGGAGGAGGAGGTTGGGGTGCGGGTGAATCCGGCGGAGCTGCGGTTTCTGGGCGTCAGCCGCTATGACCTGGCGGGGGTGACGGGAACAGCCTTCCTGTTTCTGGCTGGCCGCTGGGACGGCACGCCGCAGCCCACGCCGGAAGCGTCGGAAGTCGCCTGGTTTTTGCCCGCAGCCCTGCCGTCCGACGTGCTGCCCTGGTTGCCGGGCGTGCTCGAGGCACACCTGCTGCACGGCGCACGCCTCTCGGAGCAACTGGAGGGGATAGACGGGCTGCGGGTGTTTCCTCCGAGGTGA
- a CDS encoding 4'-phosphopantetheinyl transferase superfamily protein, whose product MIVAIGHDLIEIERIRGLLAREGRRAEKLFAPTELAYCARLADPAPSLAARFAAKEAFQKVWPRPHGWRDVWVERERTPDGPFPFAPPVLGFAPEIAAELEARGWVAHLTLTHTKEHASAVVVLEAR is encoded by the coding sequence ATGATCGTCGCGATCGGACACGACCTGATAGAGATCGAGCGCATCCGGGGCCTGCTCGCGCGGGAGGGACGGCGGGCGGAGAAGCTCTTTGCGCCGACCGAGCTGGCGTACTGCGCCCGGCTCGCCGACCCCGCCCCCAGCCTTGCGGCCCGCTTCGCCGCCAAGGAGGCCTTTCAAAAGGTTTGGCCGCGTCCGCACGGCTGGCGTGACGTGTGGGTGGAGCGCGAGCGCACGCCGGATGGCCCCTTTCCCTTTGCCCCCCCGGTGCTGGGGTTTGCACCCGAGATCGCCGCCGAGTTGGAGGCGCGCGGCTGGGTGGCGCACCTCACGTTGACCCACACGAAGGAGCACGCCTCCGCGGTCGTGGTGCTGGAGGCACGCTAG
- the thiE gene encoding thiamine phosphate synthase, producing the protein MTRRLGRLYLVATPRPGQAEAEFVARVAAALDGGVDTLQLRVKEGEARPLIRLAERLRDLAHARGVPLFVNDRVDVALASGADGVHLGQADLPPVWARRLAPRLLVGLSTHRREQALQALAEEPAYIAAGPVHATPTKPGRPAAGLAYVREVAALAPAVPWYAIGGIDRSTVDDVLAAGATRLAVVRAVLDAPDPAQAAAALLARLSQEVFDAGER; encoded by the coding sequence GTGACCCGGCGCCTGGGACGGCTCTATCTGGTCGCGACGCCCCGCCCCGGTCAAGCCGAAGCCGAGTTCGTCGCTCGGGTGGCAGCGGCCCTCGACGGCGGAGTAGACACCCTGCAGCTGCGGGTCAAGGAGGGGGAGGCCCGGCCCCTGATCCGTCTCGCCGAGCGGCTGCGCGACCTCGCCCACGCGCGGGGAGTCCCCCTCTTCGTCAATGACCGGGTGGATGTGGCGCTCGCGAGCGGCGCGGACGGCGTTCACCTGGGGCAGGCGGACCTTCCCCCGGTGTGGGCCCGCCGCCTCGCGCCCCGCCTGCTGGTGGGCCTAAGCACCCACCGCCGGGAACAGGCCCTGCAGGCCCTGGCCGAGGAACCGGCCTACATCGCCGCTGGACCGGTTCACGCCACGCCCACCAAACCGGGCCGCCCCGCCGCAGGGCTCGCCTACGTGCGGGAGGTGGCGGCCCTTGCGCCCGCCGTGCCCTGGTACGCGATCGGCGGCATCGACCGGTCCACCGTGGACGACGTGCTGGCTGCGGGAGCCACCCGCCTTGCGGTGGTGCGGGCGGTGCTGGACGCGCCCGATCCCGCGCAGGCCGCCGCCGCGCTGCTTGCCCGCCTCTCCCAGGAGGTCTTTGATGCAGGTGAACGGTGA
- the thiS gene encoding sulfur carrier protein ThiS, with amino-acid sequence MQVNGELYPYRAGLTLHALLRELGIPLERVAVAVNDDFYPGARVPDRPLSEQDVIEIVRVIGGG; translated from the coding sequence ATGCAGGTGAACGGTGAGCTGTATCCCTACCGCGCAGGCCTCACCCTGCACGCCCTGCTCCGCGAGCTGGGCATTCCACTCGAACGGGTGGCCGTCGCGGTGAACGACGACTTCTACCCCGGAGCGCGGGTGCCGGATCGCCCGCTCAGCGAGCAAGACGTCATTGAGATTGTGCGCGTCATCGGAGGAGGCTAA
- a CDS encoding thiazole synthase produces the protein MHGPLTIGGQPFTSRLMLGTGKFPDFAVMRDALEASGAQIVTVAIRRVELKAPGHAGLLDALDLSRYQLLPNTAGCRTAEEAVRVARLARAATGVNWVKLEVIPDPRWLLPDPVGTLRAAEQLVEEGFTVLPYVQPDAVLARALEQAGCAAVMPLASPIGTGRGLRTAELLRTVLDGASVPIVVDAGLGVPSDAAQALEAGADAVLVNTAIAEARDPVAMARAFALGVQAGRLAWRAGRMPKRDHAHPSSPPVGVPRLPDPEQPV, from the coding sequence ATGCACGGTCCCCTGACCATCGGCGGCCAGCCCTTCACCTCGCGGCTGATGCTGGGCACCGGCAAATTCCCGGACTTTGCCGTCATGCGGGACGCGCTGGAGGCAAGCGGGGCACAGATCGTGACGGTGGCGATTCGCCGCGTCGAGCTCAAGGCGCCCGGCCACGCGGGCCTTTTGGATGCCCTCGACCTCAGCCGCTACCAGCTGCTGCCCAACACGGCGGGGTGCCGCACCGCCGAGGAAGCCGTGCGGGTGGCCCGGCTGGCCCGCGCCGCTACGGGCGTGAACTGGGTGAAGCTGGAGGTGATTCCCGATCCCCGCTGGCTGCTTCCCGACCCCGTTGGAACGCTGCGGGCGGCCGAACAGTTGGTGGAGGAAGGCTTTACGGTCCTTCCCTACGTCCAGCCGGACGCGGTCTTGGCCCGCGCGTTGGAACAGGCCGGGTGCGCCGCCGTGATGCCCCTTGCCAGCCCCATCGGAACGGGGCGCGGCCTGCGCACGGCGGAGCTGCTGCGCACGGTGCTCGACGGGGCGAGCGTGCCCATCGTGGTGGATGCGGGCCTGGGGGTGCCCAGCGACGCCGCCCAGGCGTTGGAGGCGGGAGCCGACGCGGTGCTGGTGAATACGGCGATTGCCGAAGCCCGCGACCCGGTGGCGATGGCCCGCGCTTTTGCGCTGGGCGTGCAGGCAGGCCGCCTGGCCTGGCGGGCGGGCCGAATGCCCAAGCGCGATCACGCTCACCCCAGCAGTCCTCCGGTGGGCGTGCCGCGCCTCCCTGACCCGGAGCAGCCTGTATGA
- a CDS encoding FAD-binding oxidoreductase, whose translation MTVLVVGAGIIGSLVAWTLQEAGCPVEVLDAGLPGAAWRAGAGLLTPAGERLQGTDLDAQAQESLRCWPELASRLEARSGQPVGFRAGVWHLREGQAPVWAAAEGQVHPPSVVRAARSQLRLMPARVLALQPRGKSVRVHTDRGERVASLVVLAAGVWSAAFGVPVRSVQGQALLLGGPRDHPARVGFRRRGEGPHGYALGRPDGLYVGATARASASPIPDLHARRWLRTVARALVPEAAEEPRLATLVGLRPVTPDGRPLVGPHPVLRRVWVASGHGRHGVLLAPQAAQRVLTFVQEAL comes from the coding sequence ATGACCGTCCTCGTGGTGGGCGCTGGGATCATAGGCTCGCTGGTGGCCTGGACGTTGCAGGAGGCGGGCTGCCCGGTTGAGGTGCTGGACGCGGGGTTGCCGGGAGCCGCCTGGCGAGCGGGCGCGGGCCTGCTGACCCCGGCGGGAGAGCGGTTACAGGGCACTGACCTGGATGCCCAGGCTCAGGAGAGCCTGCGCTGTTGGCCCGAGCTCGCCTCCCGCCTAGAAGCGCGCAGTGGCCAGCCGGTGGGCTTTCGGGCGGGGGTGTGGCATCTGCGAGAAGGACAGGCCCCCGTATGGGCAGCGGCCGAGGGCCAGGTGCATCCTCCCAGCGTGGTGCGGGCTGCCCGCAGCCAGCTTCGGCTCATGCCTGCGCGGGTGCTTGCCCTCCAGCCGCGGGGGAAGAGCGTGCGGGTCCACACCGACCGGGGGGAGCGGGTGGCTTCGCTGGTGGTGCTTGCTGCGGGGGTCTGGAGCGCCGCGTTCGGGGTGCCCGTGCGGTCCGTACAGGGCCAGGCCCTGTTGTTGGGGGGGCCGCGCGACCACCCGGCGCGGGTAGGCTTTCGGCGGCGCGGCGAGGGGCCTCACGGCTACGCCCTGGGGCGCCCCGACGGGCTATACGTGGGGGCCACAGCCCGCGCCTCGGCCTCACCCATTCCCGATCTCCACGCTCGGCGCTGGCTGCGAACGGTCGCCCGCGCCCTGGTCCCGGAGGCGGCAGAAGAGCCGCGCCTCGCCACGCTGGTAGGTCTGCGCCCGGTGACGCCGGACGGCAGGCCCCTCGTCGGACCCCATCCGGTGCTGCGGCGCGTGTGGGTGGCCAGCGGGCACGGTCGGCACGGAGTGCTGCTCGCGCCCCAGGCTGCCCAGCGCGTGCTCACGTTCGTGCAGGAGGCGCTGTGA
- the thiD gene encoding bifunctional hydroxymethylpyrimidine kinase/phosphomethylpyrimidine kinase produces MSSLPVALTIAGSDSGGGAGIQADLKTFEAHGVFGTSALTVVTAQNTRGVQAVQPLAPELVTAQIEAVLTDFPVAAVKTGALGNAAIVRAVARALRGRELPLVVDPVLLAKGGDPLLEPEAVHVLREALFPLATLITPNLPEAAALFGPDLPPQLPLLLKGGHGEGELVTDELRLPGLRLHLHAPRQHTRHTHGTGCTLSAAITAQLARGHSLPQAVRAAHAYVQAALRAAPGLGAGHGPLGHARAGWMFPEELPGSPL; encoded by the coding sequence GTGAGTTCACTTCCGGTGGCCCTGACCATCGCCGGGTCCGACTCCGGGGGCGGAGCGGGCATTCAGGCCGATCTGAAAACCTTTGAGGCCCACGGCGTCTTCGGCACCTCGGCCCTCACCGTGGTGACGGCACAGAACACCCGGGGCGTGCAGGCCGTTCAGCCGCTTGCACCCGAGTTGGTCACCGCGCAGATCGAGGCGGTCCTCACGGATTTCCCGGTGGCCGCTGTCAAAACGGGGGCGCTGGGCAACGCGGCCATCGTGCGGGCGGTGGCGCGGGCGCTGCGCGGGCGCGAGCTCCCCCTGGTGGTTGACCCAGTGCTGCTCGCCAAGGGCGGAGACCCCCTGCTGGAACCGGAGGCCGTGCATGTCCTGCGCGAGGCGTTGTTTCCCCTCGCCACCCTGATCACGCCCAACCTCCCGGAGGCGGCGGCGCTCTTCGGCCCGGACCTGCCCCCGCAGCTGCCCCTGCTTCTCAAGGGAGGCCACGGGGAAGGAGAACTCGTCACCGACGAGTTGCGGCTCCCCGGCTTGCGCCTGCACCTGCACGCTCCCCGCCAGCACACCCGCCACACCCACGGCACGGGCTGCACCCTTTCGGCGGCGATCACCGCCCAGCTCGCGCGCGGCCATAGCCTGCCGCAGGCAGTTCGCGCAGCTCACGCCTACGTGCAAGCGGCCCTGCGTGCCGCACCGGGCCTGGGCGCGGGTCACGGTCCCTTGGGCCACGCGCGGGCGGGCTGGATGTTTCCCGAGGAGCTGCCCGGTTCGCCTTTGTGA